A window of Roseburia hominis A2-183 genomic DNA:
CCCAGCACCTTGGACTGCACCTCATTTCTCCGTATGTTTGTCATCTGAATAGGCGCCAACACATAAATGTTGTCAATATGCCACTGCAGGCCTGGGTGCCAGTATACTGCCTCGAGCATTCCCCGCGCCGCCGACGGTGTCATCACATCATAGCTGACGCGTTCCACCTTCATCTCCGGCCGGCTGAAGCATGCAAAATTCCCCCACACTTCCATTTTTACTGCCACATATCATTCCTCCTTTCATTTATTTTTTCATTTAATATGTTTTAAAGTATTTATACAATATAATATATTATTATGTTTGTCAATACATTTTTTATTGAAAAAAACGTTATATTTGTATACACTGATTTTGTCACTTTATAAGTGTGGATTGAAATATTTAATATGTTTTTCTTTCATCAGGGCGGCAGATTTCTGCCGCCTTTTGACCACTCTTTTATCCGAACAATCCATATCCTGTACTCACATCCATCTGAAGTCCGGTATCCTCATGATACTGGTTCATATCCCGAAGCACATACATCCCCTCTCCGATTCCTTCCACACAGCCGGCATCGTACAATGCTTTTAAATGATTCGGATATACATTCACCGCATACTGCCCCAGCTTTCGCATAAGTTCTCTTGAGACCTTTCCCTTTTCCATCTCCTCTATCCACAATTCCGCTTCACCGACCGGAATATAAATCGTCTGTGTCTCACTCTCAATCAGATGAAATTCCCTTGCCACCGTTGCAAACGGAAAGCAATCCCCATTGATTCCTTTTCCGGCAGTAAATGCATCCATTATCTTCTTTTGATCCAGATTCTCTCTCCCCAGAATCTCACGATACTGCTTAAAATAGAATGCGATCGCCTCCGGCGCTGCCGGATCTTCGTAACAACGCAGGGTCTGCCTTAACGCGCTGATGTTCTGTGCAAAATATACCGATGCATCGCCTTTCAAACCGAACAGATATACCTTGCTCTCCTCTGGGGAATGCGTCCCCTCCCGGTTGCATCTGCCCGCCGCCTGTATGAGTGCATCCAGTCCGTTCTCCTGACGATATACACACGGAAAATCCAGATCTACGCCCGCCTCCACAAGTGAAGTAGCGATCACCCTGCAGGGCACATGATGTTCCAGTCTCTCTTTGATCTCGCGCAATTTCTCTTTGCGATGCTCCGGGTACAATAATGTTGTGAGGCAAAATGCTCCCTCTCTCGGAATTTCTTCAAAAAGTTCCTGTGCCAGATTTCGACTGTTTACAATGCAAAGCACCTGCTCCTGCGCAGTCAGACAGTCGATCAATTTTTCCCGTTCCATATTGCCGGCTGCAACAATCGATGTTCTGCGCAGTTTTTGAAAAAGAATATCTGTATGTTCACAGATTTCTCTTACCTGCGTCTGCGGTATATATTTTTGGATCATTTCATCCAATACCGGCTGCGTAGCCGTACAAAGAACGATTGTTGAATGGTAATGCGCCGCCAGTTCTGCGATTGCCGCAACACACGGTTCCAGATATGGAATCGGCATTGTCTGTGCCTCGTCAAAAATAATGACACTGTTTGCCATGTTATGAAGCTTTCTGCATTTTGAACTGCGGTTCGCATACAACGATTCAAAAAACTGCACCGCAGTCGTCACGATCACCGGCATGTCCCAGTTTTCGGTGGCCAGAGCCTTGCGGTATGCCGCTTCATTCTCCGCCTTATCCTCCGTCAGATCGTAGAGAATTCCGGAATGATGTTCCAGAACATTTTTCTCTCCTAAAATAGAGCGGAACACCTCTGCATTCTGGTCTATAATCGATGTGTACGGTATCACATAAATAATCCGCTTCATCTTTGATTGTATCGCATGCCGCAGTGCAAAGCCCAAAGATGCCGTGGTTTTCCCGCCTCCCGTGGGTACCGTCAGCGTATAGATTCCGGGCGGCAATTCACTTCCTTTGCTCATACAATCCTGCAAAACCTGATTTCTTATACTGCAGAGTATTTTCTGTTTGTCGCTTTTGAAATCCGTTTTTTCCAGCCATTGTTTTATATGGTTGTCAAAACGTTCTGCCAAAACCTTCAGGGAATCATATTCTCCCCTGACTGCCTGATTCTCCTTCATAAACGCTTCCGTATCCAGATAATCCGCATCTACCAGGCAGGAATACATCATCCGAATAAAAAAAGACATCGTAAAACAGGGATTGCTTCCATCCCTACAAAATGCAGGAATATTCACATCCTCCGGTACGATATCTCTCTTCCATGCCGCATAATCCGGCAGACTTTCCGCTCCTTTTATTCTTCCAAAAAACGTGCCGTCTCCTTTATTGGAAATCCGGTAGACGCCTCCGTTCAACAACCCAGAATGATGCTCGGCAATCGTCATTGCAAGCGGTATGTTTTCTTTTGCTATTTTCATCGCCTCAACCGCCCCCGCAGTCGAATGATCCACCTTTGCCGTGTGTTCCGGATCCGCAATCCGCCTCTGAAATGCCTCGGAATACTTTCCAATATCGTGAAGAAGTCCGCAAAAATATCCCTGTTTTCCACAACCGAACTCCTCCGCAAACTGCTGTGTCAGACATGCGGTCCCCTCAGAATGGCTTTTTACTGTCTGAATCTTTCCGCTCGCATTGATGTGAGCAATCATACGCTTCCCCGTCACCTTATCTTCTACCACCAGCGTCCCCCTCTCTTTTGTGCCTGCCGGCGTTCCAGCGAATATATCATCTTTTTTTGCGCTGCTTTCTGCGCATCTGAAGTTCCGCAGGAACTTCTAATATGAATCTGTCAAGATTCATTATATCACAAGCATAGTAAGTTCAACATATAAAAACTGCATTTTACATTCTTTGTATGTTCCCCCCAATGAAAAACCCCCGGGACATCTCTGTCCCGGGGGTTTTTCGAGGAGTTTAGTTATGAAAATGTTAATCTATATAAAGGAATCTTCACCGAAAGGTTCTGCAGAAATATGACCTTTATTCCACATCTCTGAGCTGCTGGGAACGAAGCTCTGGGAAACCGTCCTCAGCTCCTTTCGATGATGTTAGTATACGGAAAAAATGTGTCCGAAGTATGTCGATTTTCATAAAGCTTTCTAAAAAAACGTTCAATGTTATTTAGATTTCTTTAATATTTTATTTCTATTTTTTTATAATTGCCTGCACCGTGCCCGACTGGAGCAGCCGGATCTCCAGCTGTTTCATCTGCTCCGACGCAAGACTGTTGCACAATTCCACGGTTCCTTGCTGCGCTCTGCCACTGCACAGACCGCAATCCTTAAGCCTGCGTTCTGTCTCCCGCGCGGTCCCCGCTCCGCCGTCAAAGATCTGCACTCCGGCTCCGAGAAGCTTCTGGATTGTCTCCCGCACAAACGGATAATGCGTGCAGCCAAGCACGACACAATCCACCGGATGGCTTTGGTACGGTTCAAACAGATTTGCAAGAAACGCTTCGAGTTCTGCGCCCTCCAGCACGCCCTGCTCCACATACTCCACCAGCCCCGGACACGGCAGCCGGAGAATCTCGGCATCCGACTCAAACCGCTGCATCAGGGCGTGAAACTTCTCCTCGCGCAGGGTCATCGGTGTTGCCATGACCAGAACACGCGGGTGTCCGCCCGCGTGCACTGCTGGCTTTAATGCCGGCTCGATTCCGATTACCGGCATATCCGCATATTTTTCCCGAAGGATCCGGATGGCCGCGCTTGTCGCCGTGTTGCATGCCACCACGAGCGCCTTTACGCCGCGTGACAGCAGATATTCGGCATCCGCACAGGTCAGCTTCTGCACTTCCTCCAGCGTCTTTGTACCGTAGGGCGCATTCTTAGAATCCCCAAAAAAGATATAATTCTCGTTCGGCATCTGTGCCACCAGTTCCCGCAGCACACTGATTCCTCCGACTCCCGAATCAAACACACCAATCGGACATTCCTGTCTGTTTTCATACTTTTCCACTGCTATTCCTCCCAGACTGCCTCGCTTCCGTTCTCCGTGCGCGTGACATAAAGTCTGTGTTCTATCTGTTCTTTTAATTCTGTCACATGGGAGATGATTCCCACCAGGCGCTCGCTTCCCGCGAGCTGTGACAATACTTCAATCGCCTGTTTTCTGGACTGCGCATCCAGCGTACCGAATCCCTCGTCGATAAACATCATGTCCAGATGCACGGCCCCAGCCTTGCGGATAGCAATATCCGAAAGTCCCAGCGCCATGGCAAGCGCTGCCAGAAACGACTCGCCGCCGGATAAGGTACGGATATCGCGCTCACTGTCCGTGACCAGACTGTACACCGACAGATCCAGACCTTCGTTGGATTTGCGTCCGCTGTTTTCCGTCTCTTTCAGTTTTAGCATAAACTGATGTCCGCTCATCGTCAATAGCCGTCTGTTCGCCTCGTAGATCACCTGCCGGAAATACCGGCGCTGCACATACGTCTCAAAATCAATCTTCGCCGAGCCCGCCAGGCGCCCATCCGCCGTGCAGTACAGTCTTTTCAGCACCTGGTTTTCCGCATCGAGCCGCTCGTGTGCGGCGAAATATTCCCTGCAGCGCTCCACCACTTTCGCATCCGTCTCGTATGCGGTGTGCATTGCAAGAATCTCCTCATGAAGCTCCTGCTGGCGCTGTTTTTGCGCCTCCAGTTCCGTCTCCCATGCCAAGATCCCAATCTCCTGCTTTCCCTCGGTCAGCTTCTGCATAGTCAGAAGCCTGCCCTCACTTTCCACGCGATTCCGGACGTATGCCTCAGACTGCTGCACGAGCGTCTCCCGCCCGCTCTCTGTAAGGAATGCTTCGTGGTATGCCTCCTCCGAAGAAAATCCGGCATCACGCAGCGCCTGCCGGTATTCTTTCTCCAATTCCAGACACTCCTGCACAAGTCCGGCATTCTTCGTCTGCTCCTGCGTCAGCATTCCCTCTTGTCTGGAAATGTCTTCCTTTTTCTTTTGCAGTGTTTCCTCTGCATCAGCAAGGCGCTTCGTACGCCGGTCTGCCTCATCCGTCAGCTGCTGCAGCGCTTCCTCTGCCCTTTCTTTCGTCTCAAATGATAACTCTGCGCGGATCCGTGCCGTTTCCCGCTGGTCTTCTTCCCAGTCGCGCTTGAGCGACTCAAGCTTCAGGCGGTCCACCGCCTCTCCCGTTTCCCCGGGATGTTTTTTCCCCTCCCGTGAAAATCGCTCCGCCTGCCGTCCACGCTCTGTCAGAGACCTCTTTTTTGCTGCAGGTTCTTCTGCCGCCTGCTGTGCGGCAAACGTATAAAGTTCTTTCTCTCTGTCACCGCACGTATCTCCCGCAAGCGCCAAGAACTGCTGCTTCGCCTGCTCCAGACGCAGTTCCTGCTCTGCCGCCGCGCTTTTCTGCCCGTCAAATTCCTGATACGCAGCATCGCGCGCCGTCTCCGCCTGCTCCCGCTGTTCCTTCGCCGCCTTTACCGCC
This region includes:
- a CDS encoding CRISPR-associated helicase/endonuclease Cas3 encodes the protein MVEDKVTGKRMIAHINASGKIQTVKSHSEGTACLTQQFAEEFGCGKQGYFCGLLHDIGKYSEAFQRRIADPEHTAKVDHSTAGAVEAMKIAKENIPLAMTIAEHHSGLLNGGVYRISNKGDGTFFGRIKGAESLPDYAAWKRDIVPEDVNIPAFCRDGSNPCFTMSFFIRMMYSCLVDADYLDTEAFMKENQAVRGEYDSLKVLAERFDNHIKQWLEKTDFKSDKQKILCSIRNQVLQDCMSKGSELPPGIYTLTVPTGGGKTTASLGFALRHAIQSKMKRIIYVIPYTSIIDQNAEVFRSILGEKNVLEHHSGILYDLTEDKAENEAAYRKALATENWDMPVIVTTAVQFFESLYANRSSKCRKLHNMANSVIIFDEAQTMPIPYLEPCVAAIAELAAHYHSTIVLCTATQPVLDEMIQKYIPQTQVREICEHTDILFQKLRRTSIVAAGNMEREKLIDCLTAQEQVLCIVNSRNLAQELFEEIPREGAFCLTTLLYPEHRKEKLREIKERLEHHVPCRVIATSLVEAGVDLDFPCVYRQENGLDALIQAAGRCNREGTHSPEESKVYLFGLKGDASVYFAQNISALRQTLRCYEDPAAPEAIAFYFKQYREILGRENLDQKKIMDAFTAGKGINGDCFPFATVAREFHLIESETQTIYIPVGEAELWIEEMEKGKVSRELMRKLGQYAVNVYPNHLKALYDAGCVEGIGEGMYVLRDMNQYHEDTGLQMDVSTGYGLFG
- the murI gene encoding glutamate racemase, which produces MEKYENRQECPIGVFDSGVGGISVLRELVAQMPNENYIFFGDSKNAPYGTKTLEEVQKLTCADAEYLLSRGVKALVVACNTATSAAIRILREKYADMPVIGIEPALKPAVHAGGHPRVLVMATPMTLREEKFHALMQRFESDAEILRLPCPGLVEYVEQGVLEGAELEAFLANLFEPYQSHPVDCVVLGCTHYPFVRETIQKLLGAGVQIFDGGAGTARETERRLKDCGLCSGRAQQGTVELCNSLASEQMKQLEIRLLQSGTVQAIIKK
- a CDS encoding AAA family ATPase, translating into MKPEKLILSAFGSYAGRTEIDFTVQTGGLFLITGDTGAGKTTIFDAITYALYGEASGGGRSGAMMRSQYAKSVTETYVEFSFLYAGESYRVRRNPEYKIVKELKNGKLREQKVLAVVELTLPDGTVYPEKRSQTDAKIEELIGLTKEQFTQTAMIAQGDFLKLLYAKSDDRKKIFSKLFHTDAYWRIQENLKRRSLEMDRVLAENERAAEQERARVILPREELKELPLPEAVEQIGIWERELTASQETVREAIRRLTAEISKAKEVNELFEGLRDCEQQVQKLKEEEPVEARRKKQLEAAVRAERVHVKELRCNERLDERRQSDETVERMKSLIAEEKEAHGRQEQDFNTLKMQSADAAEADAEKMLRIREQLPVYERLGEAVEREQQAKQAYESAKQYYERAVREGASRLLAEKNRQLLLEEKYVSAAKAWERASARSTEASAEYEHVYQLFLKEQAGILAQNLREAEPCPVCGSLTHPHPASLAENAVSEAAVKAAKEQREQAETARDAAYQEFDGQKSAAAEQELRLEQAKQQFLALAGDTCGDREKELYTFAAQQAAEEPAAKKRSLTERGRQAERFSREGKKHPGETGEAVDRLKLESLKRDWEEDQRETARIRAELSFETKERAEEALQQLTDEADRRTKRLADAEETLQKKKEDISRQEGMLTQEQTKNAGLVQECLELEKEYRQALRDAGFSSEEAYHEAFLTESGRETLVQQSEAYVRNRVESEGRLLTMQKLTEGKQEIGILAWETELEAQKQRQQELHEEILAMHTAYETDAKVVERCREYFAAHERLDAENQVLKRLYCTADGRLAGSAKIDFETYVQRRYFRQVIYEANRRLLTMSGHQFMLKLKETENSGRKSNEGLDLSVYSLVTDSERDIRTLSGGESFLAALAMALGLSDIAIRKAGAVHLDMMFIDEGFGTLDAQSRKQAIEVLSQLAGSERLVGIISHVTELKEQIEHRLYVTRTENGSEAVWEE